A single window of Nicotiana sylvestris chromosome 3, ASM39365v2, whole genome shotgun sequence DNA harbors:
- the LOC104221366 gene encoding uncharacterized protein, whose protein sequence is MLMSTTIFSSIHLKTSSFFPTPLPTKHQNLTFSFKPNSPIAPIKWHHINSCAAGQEIDMERTKEGLYTAKPKKVVILWDLDNKPPRGPPYEAAMCLKKVAQSFGEVVDMSAYANRHAFIHLPQWVVEQRRERRHLDVLERKGAVTPSEPYICSVCGRKCKTNLDLKKHFKQLHERERQKKLSRMRSLKGKKRQKFKERHVDGNYKYIEAARSLITPKVGYGLAAELRRAGVFVKTVADKPQAADWALKKQMQHSMTRGIDWLFLVSDDSDFCDMLSRAKEANLGTVVVGDMDRALGRHADLWIPWNGVENGEIKEKDLVLKLERRRESWGRSNARFSVSEFDGGISGEGTSVGTLMDDIVEKLELSSTRISAFSEGEEDEDEDVEELDEEDWLRARLDQPGDDKYDTEDSLLDSEDEEGDYLLDSDDEDPGQMV, encoded by the coding sequence ATGCTGATGAGTACAACCATCTTCAGTTCCATTCATCTCaaaacctcttctttcttcccaACCCCGCTTCCCACCAAACACCAAAATCTCACTTTCTccttcaaacccaattccccaaTTGCCCCCATCAAATGGCACCACATAAATTCCTGTGCAGCTGGTCAAGAAATCGACATGGAACGAACCAAAGAAGGACTATACACTGCAAAACCCAAAAAAGTCGTAATCTTGTGGGACTTAGACAACAAACCGCCACGAGGCCCGCCGTACGAAGCAGCCATGTGTTTGAAAAAAGTAGCACAATCCTTTGGTGAAGTGGTTGATATGTCTGCATATGCCAATCGCCATGCTTTCATCCATCTTCCTCAGTGGGTTGTTGAACAAAGGCGCGAAAGGCGCCATCTTGATGTTCTCGAACGTAAAGGTGCTGTAACCCCATCTGAACCTTACATTTGTTCTGTTTGTGGCCGAAAATGTAagaccaacttggatttaaagaAGCATTTTAAGCAGTTACATGAGAGAGAAAGGCAAAAAAAGCTCTCTCGTATGAGGTCACTTAAAGGGAAAAAAAGGCAGAAGTTTAAAGAGAGGCATGTTGATGGTAATTACAAGTATATAGAGGCTGCTAGGAGTTTGATAACACCTAAAGTGGGGTATGGTTTAGCAGCTGAGTTGAGGAGAGCTGGGGTTTTTGTAAAGACCGTGGCGGATAAGCCACAGGCTGCAGATTGGGCATTGAAAAAGCAAATGCAGCATTCAATGACTAGAGGGATTGATTGGTTGTTTTTGGTTTCTGATGATTCAGATTTTTGTGATATGTTGAGTAGAGCTAAGGAAGCAAATTTGGGAACTGTGGTAGTTGGGGATATGGACAGGGCATTGGGGAGGCATGCTGATCTATGGATTCCTTGGAATGGGGTAGAGAATGGGGAGATAAAGGAGAAGGATTTAGTGTTAAAGCTTGAGAGGAGGAGGGAGTCTTGGGGTAGGAGTAATGCGCGGTTTTCTGTGAGTGAGTTTGATGGTGGGATAAGTGGGGAGGGTACTAGTGTAGGAACTTTGATGGATGATATTGTTGAGAAGTTAGAGCTTTCTAGCACGAGGATTTCGGCTTTCTCTGAAGGGGAGgaggatgaagatgaagatgttGAGGAGCTGGATGAGGAAGACTGGCTTCGAGCAAGATTAGATCAACCAGGTGATGACAAATATGATACAGAGGACTCCTTATTGGATAGCGAGGATGAGGAGGGGGACTACTTATTGGATAGTGATGATGAAGATCCAGGCCAGATGGTATAA